A window from Purpureocillium takamizusanense chromosome 3, complete sequence encodes these proteins:
- the RPS20 gene encoding 40S ribosomal protein S20 (COG:J~EggNog:ENOG503P3VF~BUSCO:EOG09265CFP), whose protein sequence is MSYQKPEKDHGEAPKAHKIRITLSSRKVNILEKVCSEIIERAKSKDLRVKGPVRLPTQTLKITTRKTPCGEGSKTWDCYEMRIHKRLIDLNAPTEVVKQIIVNIDAGVEVEVTIAA, encoded by the exons ATGTCGTACCAGAAGCCCGAGAAGGATCACGGCGAGGCCCCC AAGGCCCACAAGATCCGCATCACCCTGTCCTCGCGCAAGGTCAACATCCTCGAGAAGGTCTGCTCCGAGATCATCGAGCGCGCCAAGAGCAAGGACCTGCGCGTCAAGGGCCCCGTCCGCCTGCCCACCCAGACCCTCAAGATCACCACCCGCAAGACCCCTTGCGGTGAGGGCTCCAAGACCTGGGACTGCTACGAGATGCGCATCCACAAGCGTCTCATCGA CCTCAACGCCCCCACCGAGGTCGTCAAGCAGATCATTGTCAACATCGACGCCggtgtcgaggtcgaggttaCCATTGCTGCTTAA
- a CDS encoding uncharacterized protein (COG:S~EggNog:ENOG503PBMH) — translation MSRPDLLQPPELHVVRPTPSPTPSPRASPVPGYRPPSSGRSAASSRRSTVSSQVPLLADDCLKPPANSPYPNSSASPVSPAGTYGASAGASPVSFIQLTPDPCPSLGLPGFAVVDDAGSFYGHDVAASHPFPPYVDVKYDIGDSFDFALPGYCDIPPPHPAWKTGPWTPDAECSSSPDDVKPLRVDRPPRMRAVRRRYKALSSPSVDAPSSSGSTMSSVETDHSATVTSVREMSRCASPLSIDDKRMAAPDDALMCLGPQCLRSFASQTDLTEHVREKHVHDCYWQGCRTPSHASRDALAWHVKEQHLLVCPVPGCAEAEFGDVRMVRSHVVVAHPRSGKGDVRDWQLPKPNQNPAEAMARSASDGSNKSTTPLPGPKEVALKDELRAVALAKRKCHDQLRYIVEKKLKRSHAGTPRNADSPTDMVRARASRIIDNASFPLVFEHAILPFLAEFLPRWTGPRHVVSVARGRKAHTRRLCIMTPGKLSRARKYIIAAHVFDLLPEQFKYHVSYVFTVGKIVRSRRWPRGLAPTHRDDVCSPKNPFHFAHPCMGDSIGIRGSGDVLDSTATLGPCIHFGEAYFWLANFHPFMEAYHDFVDVVVQHPSPEDRALCTRESHDALDAVGDFSLGRIRATSGIDLKTTRVSHDPYWDDCLVDRPLVMTDWALISAAKPPRGANMLRHFPSDTQPSAQEPLVNATSADGGPGGVVPGSVVVSSGRTSGYQHGLIGECPAYVSPEYYGTGKLTREWYIEEPSGDNEDEWIRSGIGVEGDSGGVIVDADTNSLVGQLWGRNEYWGKGPRHTYFTPMADIFDDVQEKCGLGSRPQLPRHLDEADRYAVYPSCRQCYDLRAYLDTRRSSRASFQSVVMCVAEGDADLTSVEAEELATPREYRGTGVEEIGASFRNIASIMSPPEARPGPSTPFIASDIRSPYPQSIDLEDGLDVGAGDSKKRSGPMPGPFPPTVAAGADSSKRRKTG, via the coding sequence ATGTCGCGGCCGGACCTGCTCCAGCCGCCAGAGCTGCACGTCGTCCGtcccacgccctcgccgacgccctcgccgcgcgcctcgccggtGCCCGGCtaccgcccgccgtcgagcggccgcagcgccgcgagcagccGTCGCTCCACCGTCTCGTCGCAGGtcccgctgctggccgacgactGCCTCAAGCCGCCCGCCAACTCGCCGTACCCGAACAGCAGCGCGTCACCCgtctcgccggcgggcacgtACGGCGCCTCcgcgggcgcctcgcccgtgtccTTTATCCAGTTGACCCCCGACCCGTGCCCGAGCCTGGGCCTGCCCggcttcgccgtcgtcgacgacgccggcagCTTCTACGGCCATGATGTTGCCGCCTCGCACCCGTTCCCGCCGTACGTCGACGTCAAGTATGACATCGGCGACAGCTTCGACTTCGCCCTGCCCGGGTACTGCGAcataccgccgccgcaccccgCGTGGAAGACGGGCCCCTGGACCCCCGATGCGGAATGCTCATCCTCGCCAGACGACGTGAAGCCGCTCCGGGTCGACCGTCCCCCGCGAATGCGCGCCGTGCGGCGACGTTACAAGGCCTTGAGCAGCCCCAGCGTCGACGCACCCTCGTCCTCCGGCTCGACCATGTCGTCCGTGGAGACGGACCACAGCGCCACCGTCACGTCCGTGAGAGAAATGTCACGCTGCGCGAGCCCGCTGTCCATCGACGACAAGAGGATGGCGGCCCCGGACGATGCCCTCATGTGCCTTGGCCCGCAGTGCCTCCGGTCCTTTGCGTCCCAGACCGACCTCACGGAGCATGTCAGGGAGAAGCACGTCCACGACTGCTACTGGCAGGGCTGCCGCACCCCGAGCCATGCCTCTcgcgacgccctggcctggcacGTCAAGGAGCAGCACCTGCTCGTTTGTCCTGTGCCGGGctgcgccgaggccgagtttGGCGACGTTCGCATGGTGCGGtcgcacgtcgtcgtggcgcaTCCACGATCCGGCAAGGGCGACGTCAGAGACTGGCAGCTCCCGAAGCCAAACCAGAACCCCGCCGAAGCCATGGCCCGATCCGCGTCCGATGGGAGCAACAAGTCGACGACACCTCTCCCCGGCCCGAAAGAGGTGGCCCTCAAGGACGAACTgcgggccgtcgccctcgccaagcgCAAGTGTCACGACCAGCTCCGCTACATCGTTGAGAAAAAGCTCAAGAGGAGCCACGCGGGGACGCCTCGAAACGCCGACTCGCCAACCGACATggtccgcgcccgcgcatCCAGAATCATTGACAATGCGTCGTTCCCGCTCGTCTTTGAGCATGCAATCCTGCCGTTCCTCGCCGAGTTTCTGCCCAGATGGACTGGTCCGCGGCACGTTGTGAGTGTGGCCAGGGGCCGTAAGGCGCATACCAGGCGCCTGTGCATCATGACGCCCGGCAAACTCTCACGCGCTCGCAAGtacatcatcgccgcccacgtcttCGACCTGCTGCCCGAACAGTTCAAGTACCACGTGTCGTACGTCTTTACCGTCGGCAAGATTGTCCGCTCCAGGAGGTGGCCCAGGGGCCTCGCGCCGACTCACAGGGACGACGTGTGCTCGCCCAAGAACCCCTTCCACTTCGCCCATCCGTGCATGGGCGACAGCATCGGCATACGCGGGagcggcgacgtcctcgacagCACGGCGACTCTCGGGCCCTGCATCCACTTTGGCGAAGCGTACTTTTGGCTGGCCAACTTTCATCCGTTTATGGAGGCGTACCACGACTTTGTCGATGTCGTGGTCCAACACCCGTCTCCCGAGGACCGGGCCCTGTGCACCAGGGAGAGCCACGATGCCCtggacgccgtcggcgattTCTCGCTCGGCCGCATCCGCGCCACGTCGGGCATCGACCTCAAGACGACACGCGTCTCGCACGACCCGTACTGGGACGACTGTCTGGTGGACCGCCCCCTCGTCATGACGGACTGGGCCTTGATCTCGGCCGCCAAGCCACCCCGCGGGGCCAACATGCTGCGTCACTTCCCCTCGGACACGCAGCCGTCTGCGCAGGAGCCGCTGGTCAACGCGACGTCGGCAGacggcgggccggggggcgtCGTCCCCGGCAGCGTGGTCGTCTCCAGCGGCCGGACGTCTGGCTACCAGCACGGCTTGATAGGTGAATGTCCGGCGTACGTCAGCCCCGAGTACTACGGCACGGGCAAGCTCACGCGAGAGTGGTACATCGAGGAGCCGTCCGGAgacaacgaggacgagtggATCCGCTCCGGCattggcgtcgagggcgacagcgggggcgtcatcgtcgacgctgaCACCAACAGCCTCGTCGGTCAGCTCTGGGGCCGGAACGAGTATTGGGGCAAGGGCCCGCGTCATACGTATTTCACGCCGATGGCGGACAtcttcgacgacgtccaGGAAAAGTGTGGGCTGGGCAGCCGGCCGCAGCTCCCGcggcacctcgacgaggccgaccgGTACGCCGTGTACCCCTCGTGCCGACAGTGCTACGACCTGCGGGCGTACCTGGACACgcgcaggagctcgagggcctcgttcCAGAGCGTGGTCATGTGCGTGGCCGAGGGGGATGCGGATCTGACGTCTGttgaggccgaggagctaGCTACGCCGCGCGAGTACcgcggcaccggcgtcgaggagatCGGGGCATCGTTCCGCAACATCGCGTCCATCATGTCCCCGCCCGAGGCGCGCCCCGGGCCGAGCACCCCCTTCATCGCCAGCGACATCAGGAGCCCATACCCCCAGTCCATAGACCTCGAGGATGGCTTggacgtcggcgcgggcgactcCAAGAAACGCTCCGGCCCCATGCCGGGCCCCTTTCCGCCTACCGTAGCAGCAGGGGCAGATTCCTCGAAACGGCGCAAGACGGGGTGA
- a CDS encoding uncharacterized protein (COG:K~EggNog:ENOG503Q3KA) codes for MPSLPPLAPYPKASWQQRLSPQEWETLLETWTLLCQAYLALPDDEFRSAASDESVAAFAATYVIETATSPPSPTSTQLSRLVFQLTSRLLTLEPPPHQLLQYSFLCGLAKLYQRKRVAPLVANVFARHAAPAEASLAALKKLLILHLDSGIKGDLKLVESHLSTVNPLLHASPHACALFLAGSDFFDGLVTCFKVMNPPLRKVIVTTTYLCLVGLTEAEPPKWAMLSDELFSLKSAADAHKLGPLNVNDSLVAELVTATPLLKVLMRRAQDSSAASDSLKKRITALEPFKKGAMVRPKRLAKRRLDKGKGKATHDDAHAEMHIHRMSQITQVQDLFPDLGAGFVSKCLDEYHDDVEQVVANLLSETLPPHLATADRSEPLFAHQEAPVPDMAPRPTPPLVPTRRNVFDDDEFDRLAADVSQISFGKKPGKTADDVLKDRSTAPNKAAILSALATFDSDDDERDDTYDAADVGGTVDSTNQEEESVNDRNEETLFRAYQTDPKVFDRDAATRRGAARAGLRQATDMADEAIEGWALMLTRNAQQKKRLELKYAFSGQQAQLERTAWRSSPAGSGTEDSDADAGAGRGGRGARGGGRGGGRGRGRGRGGGRGGSVAGPTGERETEAARRNKEAHKGARANHNRRDARAKKMARGGFPG; via the exons ATGCCCAGCTTACCCCCGCTGGCGCCGTATCCCAAGGCGTCGTGGCAGCAACGCCTGAGCCCCCAAGAATGGGAGACGCTCCTCGAGACGTGGACGCTGCTCTGTCAGGCGTATCTTGCGCTTCCGGACGATGAGTTTCGGTCAGCAGCCTCCGATGAGTCTGTTGCGGCTTTCGCGGCGACATATGTCATTGAAACGGCCACGTCCCCGCCCagcccgacgtcgacgcagcTGTCCCGACTCGTCTTTCAACTCACGAGCCGCCTGCTCACCTTGGAGCCGCCCCCACACCAATTGCTACAGTACAGCTTCCTCTGCGGGCTGGCCAAGCTGTACCAGAGGAAACGAGTggcgcccctcgtcgccaacgtctttgcccgccacgccgcgcccgccgaggcgtcgcttgccgcgctcaagaagctcctcatcctccaccTGGACTCGGGCATCAAGGGAGACCTGAAGCTGGTCGAGTCACATCTCAGCACGGTCAACCCGCTTCTGCATGCGTCGCCCCATGCCTGCGCACTCTTCCTCGCCGGATCGGACTTTttcgacggcctcgtcaccTGCTTCAAGGTGATGaacccgccgctgcgcaaGGTCATCGTCACAACCACATACCTATGCCTCGTCGGGCTGACAGAGGCGGAGCCACCCAAATGGGCCATGCTGAGCGACGAGCTCTTCTCGCTCAAGAGCGCGGCGGACGCTCACAAGCTGGGCCCCCTCAACGTCAACGACTCCCTGGTCGCCGAACTCgtcacggcgacgccgctgctCAAGGTCCTCATGCGGAGGGCGCAGgactcgagcgccgcctccgactcGCTCAAGAAACGCATCACGGCGCTGGAGCCGTTCAAGAAGGGCGCCATGGTTCGCCCGAAGCGCCTCGCCAAGAGACGGctggacaagggcaagggcaaggccacGCACGACGATGCGCATGCGGAAATGCACATCCACCGCATGAGCCAGATTACGCAGGTCCAAGACCTGTTTCCCGATCTCGGCGCGGGCTTCGTGTCAAAGTGCCTGGACGAGTATCACGACGATGTGGAGCAGGTGGTTGCGAACCTGCTCAGCGAGACGTTGCCGCCGCATCTAGCCACTGCGGATCGAAGCGAGCCGCT ATTTGCCCACCAGGAGGCGCCGGTCCCCGACATGGCCCCGCGCCCGACACCACCGCTGGTACCAACCAGACGCAACGTTTTTGATGACGATGAGTTCGATCGCCTGGCCGCAGACGTGTCTCAGATATCATTCGGCAAGAAGCCGGGCAAGACAGCCGACGATGTCTTAAAGGATAGATCCACCGCGCCAAACAAGGCCGCCATCCTGTCTGCGCTGGCGACGTTCGActcggatgacgacgagcgcgacgacacgtatgacgccgccgacgttgGCGGCACCGTTGACTCGACGAACCAGGAAGAGGAGAGCGTGAATGACCGCAACGAGGAAACGCTATTCCGGGCGTACCAGACGGACCCCAAGGTGTTTGACAGGGATGCCGCCACGAGGAGGGGCGCCGCACGCGCGGGCCTGCGCCAGGCCAcggacatggccgacgaggcgatTGAGGGCTGGGCGCTGATGCTGACGAGGAATGCCCAGCAGAAGAAGCGGCTGGAGCTCAAGTACGCCTTTagcgggcagcaggcgcagctGGAGCGCACGGCGTGGAGGAGCAGTCCGGCGGGGTCCGGAACCGAGGAcagcgatgccgacgccggcgcgggccggggaggaagaggggccaggggaggagggcggggcggcggtcggggccgtggccgtggccgtggcgggggCAGAGGAGGGAGCGTCGCGGGCCCCACCGGCGAGCGGGAGACGGAGGCAGCGAGGAGGAACAAGGAGGCACACAAGGGAGCGCGGGCCAACCACAACCGCAGGGATGCCCGAGCCAAGAAgatggcccgcggcgggtTCCCTGGCTGA
- a CDS encoding uncharacterized protein (EggNog:ENOG503NXXD~TransMembrane:1 (o6-29i)~COG:Q), translating to MELDLQHLWVYLGLLVGGGVVYVAGLVVYRIFFHPLAKYPGPLLAKVTDAYQLYHAYKGDRHLEFWRMHQRYGKVVRFGPNSLSFNSSQALKEIYGFRSNVRKAEFYNAFVHPAANTHNTRDKEVHARKRRVLSHAFSDSAMKEMQRYILGNVRTFCEQLGLVDGGAVAENKGWTKPRDMSHWCNYLAMDILGDLSFGKAFHMLEKPDNRFALELVEAATTRHLICGTMPVVDRLKIDKFLFPKLAAGRARYMAYSKGQLTERTKLGEETDRRDFFYYLLKARDPETGQGFSTPELWGESNLLIIAGSDTTSTAMAATLFYLVRNARALERATKEIRGKFSDVEEIVHGATLGGCSYLRACIDEAMRMSPSVGGILPREVLPGGITIEGQTLPPGTVVGTPHYTIHHNDDYYPTPYSYTPERWMAGEANPVTGRATTEDDVARAQSAFCPFSVGPRGCIGKGLAYVEMTTTLARTLYLYDLRKAVGVADPGEGRPDLEWGRHRVDEFQLVDTFTSAKKGPMIEFRPAQKA from the exons ATGGAGCTCGATTTGCAGCACCTGTGGGTGTACCTGGGGCtgctggtgggcggcggcgtcgtctac GTcgctggcctcgtcgtctacCGAATCTTCTTCCACCCGCTCGCCAAGTACCCGGGCCCCCTCCTGGCCAAGGTCACGGATGCGTACCAGCTCTACCACGCCTACAAGGGCGACCGGCACCTCGAGTTCTGGCGCATGCACCAGCGCTACGGCAAGGTGGTGCGCTTCGGCCCCAACTCGCTGTCCTTCAACTCGAGCCAGGCGCTCAAGGAGATTTACGGCTTCCGGTCCAACGTGCGCAAGGCCGAGTTCTACAACGCCTTTGTGCACCCGGCCGCCAACACGCACAACACGCGCGACAAGGAGGTGCACGCCCGCAAGCGCCGCGTCCTGTCGCACGCCTTTTCCGACAGCGCCATGAAGGAGATGCAGCGCTACATCCTGGGCAACGTGCGCACCTTTtgcgagcagctcggcctcgtcgacggcggcgccgtggccgagaaCAAGGGCTGGACCAAGCCGCGCGACATGAGCCACTGGTGCAACTACCTGGCCATGGACATTCTCGGCGACCTGAGCTTCGGCAAGGCCTTTCACATGCTGGAGAAGCCCGACAACCGCTTCGCCCtggagctggtcgaggcggccaccACGCGCCACCTGATT TGCGGCAccatgcccgtcgtcgaccggcTCAAAATCGACAAGTTCCTCTTCcccaagctcgccgccggccgcgcccgctACATGGCCTACAGCAAGGGCCAGCTGACGGAGCGCaccaagctcggcgaggagacggaccgCCGCGACTTCTTCTACTACCTGCTCAAGGCCCGCGACCCCGAGACGGGCCAGGGCTTCAGCACCCCGGAGCTCTGGGGCGAGTCGAACCTGTT AATCATCGCCGGCTCCGACACCAcgtccacggccatggcggcgacgctctTCTACCTGGTGcgcaacgcgcgcgcgctcgagcgGGCGACCAAGGAGATCCGCGGCAAGTtcagcgacgtcgaggagatTGTGCACGGCGCGACGctcggcggctgcagctACCTGCGCGCTtgcatcgacgaggcgatgcgcatgtcgccgtcggtgggcggcatcctcccgcgcgaggtgctgcccggcggcatcaccatcgaGGGCCAGACGCTGCCCCCCGGCACCGTGGTCGGCACGCCGCACTACACCATCCACCACAACGACGACTACTACCCGACGCCGTACAGCTACACGCCCGAGCggtggatggcgggcgaggccaacCCGGTGACGGGCCGCGCGacgaccgaggacgacgtggcGCGCGCCCAGAGCGCCTTTTGCCCCTTTAGCGTCGGCCCGCGCGGCTGCATCGGCAAGGGCCTCGCCTACGTCGAGATGACCACGACGCTGGCCCGCACCCTGTACCTGTACGACCTGcgcaaggccgtcggcgtcgcggaccCGGGCGAGGGCCGGCCGGACCTCGAGTGGGGACGGCaccgcgtcgacgagttcCAGCTGGTCGACACCTTTACCAGCGCCAAGAAGGGGCCCATGATTGAGTTTCGCCCCGCGCAAAAGGCCTGA